From the Roseibium salinum genome, one window contains:
- a CDS encoding MFS transporter: MTYIAFLRENARWLSASYLLAVFSGFGQTFFISLSGGDLRAEFGLSHGDLGLLYMLATLGSALTLPYVGRSVDHFPVQRIAAVVITGLALFCLAMATTFSVWMIALAFYGLRLCGQGMMTHTAITAAGRWFSARRGRAVSIAVLGFPTAEALFPLCFVVLSNAFGWRGAWTVSALVLALVALPVLMMLLSRDRIPSAAEVASVKPEGRQWTRKEALSDPRFWLVSCGVNAPAFIGTTIFFHQVYLVELRGWTLELFASSFLLMATGVVCASLVIGPLIDRFSARQLLPFTLMPLTVGCFVLANYHAPAAAFIFMALVGISNGFNSTLVGAFWPEVYGTRHMGAIRSVAFSMMVFASAAGPGLIGWLIDLNVPFDRQVTGMALYCVAFIAVLTLMSRAYRSNALS; encoded by the coding sequence ATGACCTATATTGCGTTCCTGCGCGAGAATGCACGCTGGTTGTCGGCCAGCTACCTGCTCGCGGTGTTCTCAGGCTTCGGCCAGACGTTTTTCATTTCTCTTTCCGGCGGGGACCTGCGGGCCGAGTTCGGCCTCAGCCACGGCGACCTGGGGCTGCTTTACATGCTGGCAACGCTCGGCAGCGCCCTGACGCTCCCCTATGTCGGCCGGAGCGTCGATCATTTTCCGGTCCAGCGAATTGCAGCGGTGGTCATCACCGGCCTGGCGCTGTTCTGCCTCGCAATGGCAACCACCTTCTCCGTGTGGATGATCGCCCTGGCCTTCTACGGCCTGCGTCTTTGCGGTCAGGGAATGATGACCCATACCGCGATCACGGCGGCCGGGCGCTGGTTTTCCGCGCGGCGCGGGCGCGCGGTTTCCATTGCTGTTCTCGGCTTTCCCACCGCCGAGGCGCTGTTCCCGCTCTGCTTCGTTGTGCTCAGCAACGCCTTTGGATGGCGCGGCGCCTGGACCGTCTCCGCCCTGGTGCTGGCGCTTGTGGCCCTGCCAGTGCTGATGATGCTCCTTTCCAGGGACCGCATCCCGAGCGCGGCGGAAGTTGCCTCCGTCAAGCCCGAGGGGCGGCAATGGACCCGCAAGGAGGCCCTGAGCGACCCGCGCTTCTGGCTGGTGTCCTGCGGGGTCAACGCGCCGGCCTTTATCGGGACGACGATTTTCTTTCACCAGGTCTATCTCGTGGAGTTGCGCGGCTGGACGCTCGAGCTGTTCGCCAGCTCGTTCCTGCTGATGGCCACGGGCGTCGTCTGTGCCTCGCTGGTGATCGGTCCGCTGATCGACCGCTTTTCGGCCAGACAGCTGCTGCCCTTCACGCTGATGCCGCTGACCGTCGGGTGCTTCGTGCTCGCCAACTATCACGCACCGGCGGCGGCATTCATCTTCATGGCGCTTGTCGGCATTTCCAACGGCTTCAACAGCACTCTTGTCGGCGCATTCTGGCCCGAGGTCTACGGAACCCGGCACATGGGCGCGATCCGCTCCGTCGCGTTTTCAATGATGGTGTTCGCCTCGGCGGCGGGCCCGGGGCTGATCGGCTGGCTGATCGACCTGAATGTTCCGTTCGACCGGCAGGTGACCGGGATGGCGCTCTATTGCGTGGCATTCATTGCCGTTCTGACCCTGATGTCGCGTGCCTACCGGTCAAACGCACTATCTTGA
- a CDS encoding DUF2865 domain-containing protein: MRLWSKVGSADLFRALAVCAVFVLPAADASAASCSSLQAELRRLESGSASQSPAAQKWTSAKARQQEALTAAQRDAGYLGCANSSTPECKSLNGKIKQMKTNLAAIERQLAKSGGGSSASTGRLRQIKASLASQNCNAPARAQDARSRTDEGQPRSLLSRLFGGQSQQPRQTVSARSGDPGIRAVRSQHSSSISSARIPTGGTFRTLCVRTCDGYFFPLSFSTGKNHLPYDEARCSEICPAAPTELYVYRNPGGDRSQMISLAGKLYSEQPFANRYKAEFVQGCSCRAAQQSKSPSSWKELSSGSADRVFFADISSGLPRRSLHPSRGATFEESGNTPSPLSGTPLERAHLPPYEDPDTRFNLEKGFDVAARLSDAAKRLKRDADVVEVHSTTDDGLPLLSTRTLPLDGDAELASVSPVFKSEDPGFRPAEDRKAPVRVVGPEYFVAQ; encoded by the coding sequence ATGAGGCTTTGGAGCAAAGTCGGGTCTGCTGATTTATTTCGCGCACTTGCCGTCTGCGCCGTCTTCGTCCTGCCCGCAGCGGACGCATCCGCCGCCAGCTGTTCGAGCCTGCAGGCCGAATTGCGCCGCCTGGAATCGGGTTCCGCTTCGCAATCTCCCGCCGCACAGAAATGGACGTCTGCCAAGGCCCGGCAGCAAGAGGCGCTTACCGCCGCGCAGCGGGATGCGGGCTATCTCGGCTGCGCGAATTCGTCGACACCCGAGTGCAAGTCGCTCAACGGCAAGATCAAGCAGATGAAGACCAATCTGGCCGCGATCGAGCGTCAACTGGCAAAGTCCGGCGGCGGCTCTTCTGCCAGCACCGGGCGGCTTCGACAGATCAAGGCGTCGCTTGCCAGCCAGAATTGCAACGCCCCCGCCCGGGCGCAAGACGCCCGATCCCGAACCGACGAAGGCCAACCGCGCTCGCTGTTGTCACGTCTTTTCGGCGGGCAATCCCAACAACCGCGCCAAACCGTGTCGGCCCGATCGGGCGACCCCGGGATAAGGGCGGTGCGTTCGCAACACAGCAGCAGCATATCCAGTGCCCGCATTCCGACCGGCGGCACGTTCCGGACGTTATGCGTGCGCACCTGTGACGGCTATTTCTTCCCGCTCAGCTTCTCGACCGGCAAGAACCATCTTCCCTATGACGAGGCGCGCTGCTCCGAAATATGCCCGGCCGCTCCGACCGAACTTTACGTCTACCGGAACCCGGGTGGAGATCGGTCGCAGATGATTTCCCTGGCCGGCAAGCTCTATTCGGAGCAGCCGTTCGCCAATCGCTACAAGGCGGAATTCGTGCAGGGCTGCAGCTGCCGAGCGGCGCAACAGTCGAAAAGCCCCTCGTCCTGGAAAGAACTGTCCTCCGGCTCCGCAGACCGTGTCTTCTTCGCCGATATCAGTTCGGGCCTGCCCAGACGCTCGCTGCACCCGAGCCGGGGCGCCACCTTCGAGGAAAGCGGCAACACTCCCTCACCGCTCTCAGGAACGCCGCTGGAACGAGCGCATCTGCCGCCTTACGAAGATCCTGACACGCGCTTCAACCTGGAAAAGGGCTTTGATGTCGCCGCTCGCCTCAGTGATGCGGCAAAGAGGCTGAAGCGGGACGCGGATGTGGTGGAGGTCCATTCAACGACCGATGACGGCCTGCCATTGCTGTCGACCCGCACTCTCCCCCTTGACGGGGATGCGGAGCTGGCATCCGTCTCACCGGTCTTCAAGAGCGAAGACCCGGGGTTTCGCCCGGCGGAGGACCGCAAGGCGCCCGTCAGGGTAGTCGGTCCAGAATATTTTGTCGCCCAATAA
- the gltX gene encoding glutamate--tRNA ligase codes for MTVTVRFAPSPTGHIHIGNSRPALYNWLFARKSGGRFILRFDDTDLVRSKQEYVESIERDLRWLGIDPDRIERQSERVANYDAAAQRLKDAGLLYPCYETPDELERRRSRQRALGRPPVYDRAALKLTDDERAALEAEGRKPHWRFLLPNHEGNPFETQRTEVAWTDLCRGEQAVDLASMSDPVLIRADGTYLYTFTSIVDDIDMGVTHIIRGEDHVSNTGVQIAIFEALGAKAPVFGHHNLLTTREGEGLSKRKGALSIASLRESGLEAMAVASLAVLTGTSQSVEPVPAMDALVEKFDLASVSKSAAKFDPEELRNLNARLVHELPFEAVKDRLAGLGIDAGPEFWETVRGNCETVDDARTYWQVVAGPVEGRIDEEDRDFVARARDFFPEGEVTRETWGAWTGALKAETGRKGRGLFMPLRRVLTGMDHGPDMKDLLPLIGRQNILDRLP; via the coding sequence ATGACCGTAACTGTTCGCTTTGCGCCGTCGCCGACCGGCCATATCCACATCGGCAACAGCCGTCCCGCCCTCTATAACTGGCTTTTTGCCAGAAAGTCGGGTGGGCGGTTCATCCTGCGCTTCGACGATACCGACCTGGTGCGTTCGAAACAGGAATATGTCGAGTCGATCGAACGGGACCTGCGCTGGCTGGGAATCGACCCGGACCGGATCGAGCGCCAGTCGGAGCGTGTCGCAAATTATGATGCCGCCGCGCAAAGGCTGAAGGACGCCGGCCTTCTCTATCCGTGCTACGAAACGCCGGACGAACTGGAGCGCCGCCGCTCGCGCCAGCGCGCGCTTGGCCGTCCGCCGGTCTATGACCGCGCAGCGTTGAAGCTGACGGATGACGAGCGGGCCGCACTGGAAGCGGAAGGACGCAAACCGCATTGGCGGTTCCTGCTGCCCAACCACGAGGGCAATCCCTTCGAGACGCAGCGCACCGAAGTCGCCTGGACCGATCTTTGCCGGGGCGAGCAGGCGGTCGACCTTGCCTCCATGTCCGACCCGGTGCTGATCCGCGCCGACGGGACGTATCTTTATACGTTCACGTCGATCGTCGATGACATCGACATGGGCGTGACCCACATCATCCGCGGCGAGGACCACGTGTCGAACACGGGTGTCCAGATTGCCATATTCGAGGCTCTTGGAGCCAAGGCCCCGGTCTTCGGTCACCACAACCTGCTGACGACACGGGAAGGCGAAGGGCTTTCGAAGCGCAAGGGCGCGCTGTCCATTGCCTCCTTGCGCGAATCCGGGCTCGAGGCCATGGCGGTTGCCTCTCTCGCCGTTCTGACCGGAACCAGCCAGTCCGTCGAGCCCGTACCCGCCATGGACGCCCTTGTCGAGAAATTCGACCTTGCCAGCGTCTCGAAATCAGCCGCCAAATTCGACCCGGAAGAACTCAGGAACCTCAATGCCCGCCTCGTTCATGAACTGCCGTTCGAGGCCGTCAAGGACAGGCTGGCCGGGCTCGGGATCGATGCTGGCCCGGAATTCTGGGAAACCGTGCGCGGCAATTGCGAGACGGTCGATGACGCCCGTACCTACTGGCAGGTTGTCGCCGGCCCCGTCGAAGGGCGGATCGACGAGGAAGACCGGGACTTTGTCGCCAGGGCCAGGGACTTCTTTCCCGAAGGGGAAGTGACCCGGGAGACGTGGGGCGCCTGGACCGGTGCGCTGAAGGCCGAAACGGGCCGAAAGGGCCGGGGCCTGTTCATGCCGCTGCGCCGTGTGCTCACGGGTATGGATCACGGGCCGGACATGAAGGATCTGCTGCCGCTTATTGGGCGACAAAATATTCTGGACCGACTACCCTGA